A genomic window from Massilia sp. METH4 includes:
- a CDS encoding chalcone isomerase family protein, whose amino-acid sequence MNPSRRLVMHGACALLLAATLPAMPAFAAVDAAGVKFDDTATVNGQPLKLNGAGVRTKVVFKVYALGLYLPEKKTSAADIQAVQGARRIHIVSLRDLSSQDFSEAFMKGLNANTDAAERTRLQPQIKAFNDMFAAIPGLKKGDVLLVDWIPGTGTVCTLNGKKIGETVPDVAFHNAILRIWIGNDPADSGLKPKLLGG is encoded by the coding sequence ATGAACCCTTCCCGCAGATTAGTCATGCACGGCGCCTGCGCGCTGCTGCTCGCCGCCACCCTGCCTGCCATGCCAGCCTTTGCCGCCGTCGACGCGGCCGGCGTGAAGTTCGACGACACGGCCACCGTCAACGGCCAGCCGCTGAAGCTGAACGGTGCCGGCGTGCGCACGAAGGTCGTCTTCAAGGTGTATGCGCTTGGCCTGTACCTGCCGGAAAAGAAAACGTCCGCGGCCGACATCCAGGCCGTGCAGGGCGCACGCCGCATCCACATCGTCAGCTTACGCGACCTGTCGTCGCAAGACTTCAGCGAAGCCTTCATGAAAGGCCTGAACGCGAACACGGATGCCGCCGAGCGCACCCGCCTGCAGCCCCAGATCAAGGCGTTCAACGACATGTTCGCCGCCATTCCCGGCCTGAAGAAGGGCGACGTGCTGCTGGTCGACTGGATCCCCGGCACGGGCACCGTGTGCACGCTCAACGGCAAGAAAATCGGCGAAACGGTGCCGGACGTGGCGTTCCACAACGCGATCCTGCGCATCTGGATCGGCAACGATCCGGCCGACAGCGGGCTGAAACCGAAGCTGCTGGGCGGTTGA
- the rsmD gene encoding 16S rRNA (guanine(966)-N(2))-methyltransferase RsmD produces MQKKKPAAKVPVHGPQHAKQVRIIGGEWKRTPLPVLEALGLRPTPDRVRETVFNWLNHLRGDWGNVRVLDLFAGSGALGFEAASRGAKGVTMVDANAAIVRQLQAIQEKLKATNVVVQRADALALAQSLAQRGQQFDVIFLDPPYQQDFLSRALPLCEKLVAEGGLVYAESGLPLAVDGDAPDWMAPWEVVRQDKAGMVHFHLLRRRAE; encoded by the coding sequence ATGCAAAAGAAGAAGCCCGCCGCCAAAGTTCCCGTCCACGGTCCGCAGCACGCCAAGCAGGTGCGCATCATCGGTGGGGAGTGGAAGCGCACGCCGTTGCCGGTGCTCGAGGCGCTCGGCTTGCGGCCCACGCCTGACCGGGTGCGCGAGACGGTGTTCAACTGGCTCAATCACCTGCGCGGCGACTGGGGCAACGTGCGCGTGCTGGACCTGTTCGCGGGCAGTGGCGCGCTCGGCTTCGAAGCCGCCAGCCGTGGGGCGAAGGGGGTGACGATGGTGGACGCGAACGCGGCCATCGTGCGCCAGTTGCAGGCGATCCAGGAAAAACTGAAAGCGACGAACGTCGTCGTGCAGCGTGCGGATGCGCTGGCGCTGGCGCAATCGCTCGCGCAGCGGGGCCAGCAGTTCGACGTGATCTTCCTCGATCCGCCTTACCAGCAGGATTTCCTGTCCCGCGCGCTGCCGCTGTGCGAGAAGCTGGTGGCCGAAGGCGGCCTCGTCTACGCCGAATCCGGCCTGCCGCTGGCGGTCGATGGTGATGCGCCGGACTGGATGGCGCCATGGGAAGTGGTGCGGCAAGACAAGGCCGGCATGGTGCACTTCCACCTGTTGCGCCGTCGCGCAGAATAA
- a CDS encoding DeoR/GlpR family DNA-binding transcription regulator, whose amino-acid sequence MLKHERFRRILDELQRHGQVQLATLSTALDVSEDTIRRDIDELARKGALTRIRGGALLPSPIPNAYQAREQHDAAAKQEIAQKALALVSEGQLIILDGGTTAGWLARQLPGTGKLTVATHSLPAAMTLLDHPNIEVRMAGGRVHAQYRVNLGLETVDFFRQLLADACFIGTYGLHPEAGLTVADPEEAAVKRAIVNASKHVVALVTPEKLGTAASYIVCEAGRIDTLITAGSVPEADLAPYRALGVRVL is encoded by the coding sequence ATGCTCAAGCACGAACGATTCCGCCGCATCCTCGACGAGTTGCAACGCCACGGCCAGGTGCAGCTGGCCACGCTCAGTACCGCGCTGGACGTTTCCGAAGACACGATCCGCCGTGACATCGATGAACTGGCCCGCAAGGGCGCGCTCACGCGCATCCGCGGCGGCGCCCTGCTGCCCTCGCCGATTCCGAACGCCTACCAGGCGCGCGAGCAGCACGACGCGGCGGCAAAACAGGAAATCGCGCAGAAGGCGCTAGCGCTGGTAAGCGAGGGGCAGTTGATCATCCTCGATGGCGGCACGACGGCGGGCTGGCTGGCGCGCCAACTGCCGGGCACGGGCAAGCTGACCGTGGCCACGCACAGCCTGCCGGCCGCGATGACGCTGCTCGATCATCCGAACATCGAGGTGCGCATGGCCGGCGGCCGGGTGCACGCGCAATACCGCGTCAACCTGGGGCTGGAAACGGTGGATTTCTTCCGCCAGCTGCTGGCCGATGCCTGCTTCATCGGCACCTATGGCCTGCACCCGGAAGCCGGGTTGACGGTGGCCGATCCCGAGGAAGCGGCCGTCAAGCGGGCAATCGTCAACGCGTCGAAGCACGTGGTGGCGCTGGTCACGCCGGAGAAACTGGGCACGGCCGCTTCGTATATCGTGTGCGAGGCCGGCCGCATCGATACGCTGATCACGGCCGGCAGCGTGCCGGAAGCGGACCTGGCGCCATACCGTGCGCTGGGCGTGCGGGTGCTGTAA
- a CDS encoding ACP phosphodiesterase, translated as MNYLAHVYLARHDDAAMVGAMLGDFVKANDVAAYPPEIAREITLHRHIDSYTDSHPAVLAAKELFGEGRRRYAGIVLDVFYDHELSRHWERWSEEPREALIARFYRALAAHEPMLPPRLQEMLPYLVRQDWLGGYASFAGVEGTIARVSRRLSRNGDLLRDGVQDLVRHRDAIAEGFERFFPDLVRFSEERRTALLTSGLLTSSP; from the coding sequence ATGAACTACCTTGCCCACGTGTATTTGGCCCGGCACGATGACGCGGCGATGGTCGGCGCGATGCTGGGCGACTTCGTCAAGGCGAACGATGTCGCGGCTTATCCGCCGGAGATCGCGCGCGAGATCACGCTGCACCGCCATATCGACAGCTATACAGACAGCCACCCGGCGGTGCTGGCCGCGAAGGAATTGTTCGGGGAAGGGCGGCGGCGCTATGCTGGCATCGTGCTGGACGTGTTTTACGACCACGAATTGAGCCGTCACTGGGAACGGTGGAGCGAAGAGCCGCGCGAGGCGCTGATCGCCCGCTTCTACCGCGCGCTGGCAGCGCACGAGCCCATGCTGCCGCCACGGTTGCAGGAAATGCTGCCCTACCTCGTGCGGCAGGACTGGCTGGGGGGATATGCGAGTTTCGCCGGCGTGGAAGGCACCATCGCGCGGGTGTCGCGCCGCCTGAGCCGCAATGGAGACTTGCTGCGCGATGGCGTGCAGGACCTGGTGCGGCACCGCGACGCCATCGCCGAAGGCTTCGAGCGCTTCTTCCCCGACCTGGTGCGGTTTTCGGAAGAGCGCAGGACCGCCTTGCTTACATCGGGACTGCTTACTTCTTCGCCTTGA
- the glmU gene encoding bifunctional UDP-N-acetylglucosamine diphosphorylase/glucosamine-1-phosphate N-acetyltransferase GlmU, producing MNVVILAAGMGKRMQSALPKVLHPLAGKPLLSHVIDTARTLAPAKLCVIYGHGGATVLSALEAQKARGGVEISAALQEPQLGTGHAVMQALPVLDEAVPTLVLYGDVPLTTAASLQRLVTAAGQDKLGILTVVQADPFGLGRIVREGDRIVRIVEEKDATPEERAIKEINSGIMCIPTGRLKTWLASLQNNNAQGEYYLTDIVARAVADGVEVVSAHPAAEWEVLGVNSKVQLAQLERIHQNNQSQALLEKGVTVLDPARIDIRGELVCGRDVTIDVGCVFEGKVVLADGVTVGAHSVIVNASIEAGAQIKPFCHIEEATVGPKSIIGPYARLRPGTVLDEDVHVGNFVEIKNSHVAAHSKANHLAYVGDADVGSRVNIGAGVITCNYDGANKYRTVIEDDAFIGSDSQLVAPVTVGAGATIGAGTTLTKNAPAGRLTISRPKQMTVEGWQRPVKAKK from the coding sequence ATGAACGTTGTCATCCTCGCTGCCGGCATGGGCAAGCGCATGCAATCGGCCCTGCCCAAGGTGCTGCACCCGCTGGCGGGCAAGCCTTTGCTGTCGCACGTGATCGATACGGCGCGCACGCTCGCGCCGGCCAAATTATGTGTGATTTACGGGCATGGAGGCGCCACGGTGCTGTCCGCTCTCGAAGCGCAGAAGGCTCGGGGCGGCGTGGAAATCTCGGCCGCCCTGCAGGAACCGCAACTCGGTACGGGCCACGCGGTGATGCAGGCCCTGCCCGTGCTGGATGAAGCCGTGCCCACGCTGGTGCTGTATGGCGACGTGCCCTTGACCACGGCCGCTTCGCTGCAGCGCCTGGTCACCGCGGCCGGCCAGGACAAGCTGGGCATCCTCACCGTGGTGCAGGCCGATCCGTTCGGCCTGGGCCGCATCGTCCGCGAGGGTGACCGCATCGTGCGCATCGTCGAGGAAAAGGATGCCACGCCGGAGGAGCGCGCGATCAAGGAAATCAATTCCGGCATCATGTGCATCCCCACCGGCCGCCTGAAAACCTGGCTGGCCTCGCTGCAAAACAATAATGCGCAGGGCGAGTACTACCTGACCGACATCGTGGCGCGCGCCGTCGCCGATGGCGTGGAAGTGGTGTCCGCGCACCCGGCGGCCGAATGGGAAGTGCTGGGCGTGAACAGCAAGGTGCAACTGGCGCAGCTGGAACGCATCCACCAGAACAACCAGTCCCAGGCGCTGCTGGAAAAAGGCGTGACGGTGCTGGACCCGGCCCGCATCGACATTCGCGGCGAACTGGTGTGCGGCCGCGACGTGACGATCGACGTCGGTTGCGTCTTCGAAGGCAAGGTCGTGCTGGCCGACGGCGTGACGGTCGGCGCGCACAGCGTGATCGTCAACGCGTCCATCGAAGCAGGCGCGCAGATCAAGCCGTTCTGCCACATCGAGGAAGCCACGGTCGGCCCGAAATCGATCATCGGCCCGTACGCGCGCCTGCGCCCGGGCACGGTGCTGGACGAGGATGTCCACGTCGGCAATTTCGTCGAAATCAAGAACAGCCACGTGGCCGCGCACAGCAAGGCCAATCACCTGGCCTACGTGGGCGATGCGGACGTGGGCTCGCGCGTGAACATCGGCGCCGGCGTCATCACCTGCAACTACGACGGCGCCAACAAGTACCGCACGGTGATCGAGGACGACGCCTTCATCGGCAGCGACAGCCAGCTGGTCGCGCCGGTGACGGTGGGCGCGGGCGCCACGATCGGTGCCGGCACCACGCTGACGAAGAACGCACCGGCCGGCCGCCTGACGATCTCGCGCCCCAAGCAGATGACGGTCGAAGGCTGGCAGCGCCCGGTCAAGGCGAAGAAGTAA
- the glmS gene encoding glutamine--fructose-6-phosphate transaminase (isomerizing), with protein MCGIVGAVAQRNITPILIEGLKRLEYRGYDSCGVALHTDGRLQRSRSTSRVAELEKQTQEIGLQGFTGIAHTRWATHGAPASHNAHPHFSPNSDNARIALVHNGIIENHDELRDELTKLGYVFQSQTDTEVIAHLVDHLYTGDLFETVQQAVKRLHGAYAIAVFAREEPHRVVAARQGSPLIVGLGKGENFVASDAMALAGTTDQIIYLEEGDVVDLQLGRAWIVDVNGKQVEREVKTVHAHTGAAELGPYRHYMQKEIFEQPRVVGDTLEGVTGIMPELFGDEAFKVFKQIDRVLILACGTSYYSGLTAKYWIESIAKVPVNVEIASEYRYRDSVPNPNTLVVTISQSGETADTIAALKHARSLGMENTLTICNVATSAMVRECKLAYITRAGVEVGVASTKAFTTQLAALFLLTLSLAQVNGRLTDEEEASHLKDMRHLPSAISAVLALEPQIIAWADEFARKENALFLGRGMHYPIALEGALKLKEISYIHAEAYPAGELKHGPLALVTEEMPVVTIAPNDALLEKLKSNMQEVRARGGQLYVFADVDSRIASGEGVHVIRMPEHYGCLSPILHVVALQLLAYHSALARGTDVDKPRNLAKSVTVE; from the coding sequence ATGTGCGGCATCGTCGGCGCAGTAGCGCAACGTAATATCACCCCGATCCTGATCGAAGGCTTGAAGCGCCTGGAATACCGCGGCTATGACTCGTGCGGCGTCGCACTGCATACCGACGGCCGCCTGCAGCGCTCGCGCAGCACGTCGCGCGTGGCGGAGCTGGAAAAACAGACGCAGGAAATCGGCCTGCAGGGCTTCACGGGCATCGCCCACACGCGCTGGGCCACCCACGGCGCGCCGGCTTCGCACAACGCGCACCCGCACTTCTCGCCGAATTCCGACAATGCCCGCATCGCCCTGGTCCACAACGGCATCATCGAAAACCACGACGAGCTGCGCGACGAACTGACGAAACTGGGCTATGTGTTCCAGAGCCAGACCGACACCGAAGTGATCGCCCACCTGGTCGACCACCTGTACACGGGCGACCTGTTCGAAACGGTGCAGCAAGCCGTCAAGCGCCTGCACGGCGCCTACGCGATCGCCGTGTTCGCCCGCGAAGAACCGCACCGCGTGGTGGCCGCCCGCCAGGGCTCGCCGCTGATCGTCGGCCTGGGCAAGGGCGAGAACTTCGTGGCGTCCGACGCGATGGCGCTGGCCGGCACCACCGACCAGATCATCTACCTGGAAGAAGGCGACGTGGTCGACCTGCAACTGGGCCGCGCCTGGATCGTCGACGTCAACGGCAAGCAGGTGGAACGCGAAGTGAAAACCGTGCACGCGCACACCGGCGCCGCCGAGCTGGGCCCGTACCGCCACTACATGCAGAAGGAAATCTTCGAGCAGCCGCGCGTGGTGGGCGATACGCTGGAAGGCGTGACCGGCATCATGCCGGAACTGTTCGGCGACGAAGCCTTTAAGGTCTTCAAGCAGATCGACCGCGTGCTGATCCTGGCCTGCGGCACGAGCTACTACTCGGGCCTGACGGCCAAGTACTGGATCGAATCGATCGCCAAGGTACCCGTCAACGTGGAAATCGCCAGCGAATACCGCTACCGCGACAGCGTGCCGAACCCGAATACGCTGGTGGTCACGATTTCCCAGTCCGGCGAAACGGCCGACACGATCGCCGCCCTGAAGCATGCACGCTCGCTGGGCATGGAAAACACGCTGACGATCTGCAACGTCGCCACCAGCGCGATGGTGCGCGAGTGCAAGCTGGCCTACATCACCCGCGCCGGCGTCGAAGTGGGCGTGGCATCCACGAAAGCGTTCACCACGCAGCTGGCCGCGCTGTTCCTGCTGACGCTGTCGCTGGCCCAGGTGAACGGCCGCCTCACGGACGAGGAAGAAGCATCGCACCTGAAGGACATGCGCCACCTGCCGTCCGCGATCTCCGCCGTGCTGGCGCTGGAACCGCAGATCATCGCCTGGGCCGATGAATTCGCCCGCAAGGAAAACGCGCTGTTCCTGGGCCGCGGCATGCACTACCCGATCGCCCTGGAAGGCGCGCTGAAGCTGAAGGAAATCTCCTACATCCACGCCGAAGCCTACCCGGCCGGCGAATTGAAGCACGGCCCGCTGGCCCTTGTGACGGAAGAAATGCCGGTGGTAACGATCGCCCCGAACGACGCGCTGCTGGAAAAGCTGAAGTCGAACATGCAGGAAGTGCGCGCCCGCGGCGGCCAGCTGTACGTGTTCGCCGACGTCGACTCGCGCATCGCCTCGGGCGAAGGCGTGCACGTGATCCGCATGCCGGAACACTATGGCTGCCTGTCGCCGATCCTGCACGTGGTGGCACTGCAATTGCTGGCGTATCACTCAGCGCTGGCGCGGGGTACCGATGTGGACAAGCCGCGCAATCTGGCGAAGTCGGTGACGGTGGAGTAA
- a CDS encoding Lrp/AsnC family transcriptional regulator translates to MDSPLDELDRRILNVLQENAAITNADLAQLVHVSAPTCLRRVKALRDGGIIERQVAIVAPDKVGARLTAIVEITLDVQAAERMAEFETLVAQESAVLQCYRVSPGPDFVLVVQVADMPAYHALAHRLFTSHANVRNVKAYFSTFRAKFDTRIAV, encoded by the coding sequence ATGGATAGTCCATTGGATGAGCTGGATCGGCGCATCCTGAATGTGTTGCAGGAAAACGCCGCTATCACGAACGCGGATCTGGCGCAGCTGGTGCACGTGTCCGCGCCCACCTGCCTGCGCCGGGTGAAGGCCTTGCGCGACGGCGGCATCATCGAGCGCCAGGTGGCCATCGTGGCGCCGGACAAGGTGGGCGCGCGGCTGACTGCCATCGTCGAGATCACGCTCGACGTGCAGGCTGCCGAGCGGATGGCCGAATTCGAGACCCTGGTAGCCCAGGAAAGCGCGGTATTGCAGTGTTATCGGGTATCGCCCGGGCCGGACTTCGTGCTGGTAGTGCAGGTGGCGGACATGCCGGCCTATCACGCGCTGGCCCACCGCTTGTTCACCAGCCATGCAAATGTGCGCAATGTGAAGGCGTATTTCTCGACGTTCCGCGCGAAGTTCGATACGCGCATCGCTGTTTGA
- the coaD gene encoding pantetheine-phosphate adenylyltransferase → MVVAVYPGTFDPLTRGHEDLVRRASGLFDTLVVGVADSKNKHPFFTVEERLEIANEVLGHYPNVKVESFSGLLKDFVRQHDARVIVRGLRAVSDFEYEFQMAGMNRYLLPDVETLFLTPSDQYQFISGTIVREIAQLGGDVSKFVFPSVDRWLRKKIAETNAA, encoded by the coding sequence ATGGTTGTAGCCGTTTATCCAGGAACGTTCGATCCGCTCACCCGTGGTCACGAAGACCTGGTGCGCCGCGCATCGGGCTTGTTCGACACGCTGGTGGTCGGCGTGGCCGACAGCAAGAACAAGCACCCGTTCTTCACGGTCGAGGAGCGCCTGGAAATCGCCAACGAGGTGCTGGGCCATTACCCGAACGTGAAGGTCGAGAGTTTTTCCGGCCTGCTGAAGGATTTCGTGCGCCAGCACGATGCGCGCGTGATCGTGCGCGGCCTGCGCGCCGTCTCTGACTTCGAATACGAGTTCCAGATGGCGGGCATGAACCGCTACCTGCTGCCGGATGTCGAAACGCTGTTCCTGACGCCGTCGGACCAGTACCAATTCATCTCGGGCACCATCGTGCGCGAGATCGCCCAGCTGGGCGGCGACGTATCGAAGTTCGTCTTCCCCTCCGTCGACCGCTGGCTGCGCAAGAAAATCGCGGAAACCAACGCCGCCTAG
- a CDS encoding NUDIX hydrolase N-terminal domain-containing protein, with product MTTLLPGPFRAILFDLDGTLANTLPLCIEAFRGAIEPVAGRALSDAEIIATFGPSEEGTIRALAPARYDECLAAYLRHYEAKHADYPAVFDGMAELLRDLRLHGVRLGMVTGKGVASARLSLRQFGLEDVFEVVETGSPLGPRKAEALRDVLAAWQLAAAEAVYIGDAPSDITAARAVGMPIVSAAWADTADAATLQAMGPDLLAHSVGELRDWLWPRLHAGAAPDGMWLGIAQRLQALAQAGLAYDPHVFDAERYQEVLALSQQMLSHLTGQPVPQLQDAIALERGYPTPKVDIRAVLFNGTDQVLMAREKHDGGKWSLPGGWADVGCTPFEVAVKEVREETGLDTEAVRLLALWDKRVHPHPPQAWYVYKAFILCRPTGGALLADTAETTEVRWVSRHELPALDLSTDRVTLSQLERLFDFAANPDLPTLCD from the coding sequence ATGACTACGCTGCTCCCCGGACCGTTCCGCGCCATCCTGTTCGACCTGGACGGCACGCTGGCCAATACGCTCCCGCTGTGTATCGAAGCCTTTCGCGGCGCCATCGAACCGGTGGCGGGCCGTGCACTGTCCGATGCGGAAATCATCGCCACGTTTGGCCCGTCCGAAGAGGGGACGATCCGCGCGCTGGCGCCGGCGCGCTACGACGAATGCCTGGCCGCCTATCTGCGCCACTATGAAGCGAAGCATGCCGACTACCCTGCCGTGTTCGACGGCATGGCCGAACTGCTGCGCGACCTGCGCCTGCACGGCGTGCGCCTGGGCATGGTGACGGGCAAGGGTGTCGCCAGCGCCCGGCTGTCGCTGCGGCAGTTCGGCCTGGAAGACGTGTTCGAAGTCGTCGAAACGGGCTCGCCGCTCGGGCCGCGCAAGGCCGAGGCGCTGCGCGACGTGCTCGCCGCATGGCAGCTGGCGGCGGCGGAGGCGGTGTACATCGGGGACGCGCCGAGCGACATCACGGCCGCCCGCGCCGTGGGAATGCCCATCGTGTCCGCGGCATGGGCGGACACTGCGGACGCCGCCACCCTGCAAGCGATGGGCCCGGACCTGCTGGCGCACTCGGTGGGCGAACTGCGCGACTGGCTGTGGCCGCGGCTGCATGCGGGCGCGGCGCCGGACGGCATGTGGCTGGGCATCGCCCAGCGCTTGCAGGCACTGGCGCAGGCCGGGCTGGCATACGATCCCCACGTCTTCGACGCCGAGCGCTACCAGGAAGTGCTGGCGCTCAGCCAACAGATGCTGAGCCACCTGACGGGCCAGCCGGTGCCGCAGTTGCAGGACGCGATCGCGCTGGAGCGCGGCTACCCGACGCCGAAGGTGGACATCCGCGCCGTGCTGTTCAACGGCACCGACCAGGTGCTGATGGCGCGCGAAAAGCACGACGGCGGCAAATGGTCGCTGCCGGGCGGCTGGGCGGACGTCGGCTGCACGCCGTTCGAGGTGGCCGTGAAGGAAGTGCGCGAGGAAACGGGCCTGGACACGGAAGCGGTGCGGCTGCTGGCGCTGTGGGACAAGCGCGTGCACCCGCATCCGCCGCAGGCGTGGTACGTGTACAAGGCCTTCATCCTGTGCCGCCCCACCGGCGGCGCCCTGCTGGCCGACACCGCCGAGACAACCGAAGTACGCTGGGTCTCGCGCCACGAACTGCCCGCGCTGGACCTCTCCACCGACCGCGTCACGCTGTCGCAGCTCGAACGCCTGTTCGACTTCGCCGCGAACCCGGATTTGCCGACCCTGTGCGACTGA
- a CDS encoding YfhL family 4Fe-4S dicluster ferredoxin: MALMITDDCINCDVCEPECPNEAIYMGPEIYEIDPNKCTECVGHFSEPQCQQVCPVACIPFNPEWRETEDQLRAKYERLEAAKAA; encoded by the coding sequence ATGGCTTTGATGATCACTGACGACTGCATCAATTGCGACGTTTGCGAGCCCGAGTGCCCAAACGAAGCGATCTACATGGGTCCGGAAATTTACGAAATCGATCCGAACAAGTGCACCGAATGCGTGGGGCACTTCTCGGAACCGCAGTGCCAGCAGGTGTGCCCGGTCGCGTGCATTCCCTTCAATCCCGAATGGCGCGAAACGGAAGACCAGTTGCGCGCCAAGTACGAGCGCCTGGAAGCGGCCAAGGCTGCGTGA
- a CDS encoding DUF6279 family lipoprotein yields the protein MQTSFFRIWCLAALLALVTACSSLKLAYNNGDTLLYWWLDNYVDFDDEQSGQVKKDIDDLFRWHRKTQLQDYVHVLQRAQQQLRGNPTPADLRADYDDIRARTQALLLKAAPDIADLALSLKPEQLTQMEKKFAKNNDKFRRENMKGDRDDQNEYRYKKSMEQFELWFGSFSREQKEAIRKASDARPLDNQIWLDERMRRQRNVLALARRIMQEKPSREQAIAQIQSLIRESFSRLDNSERKAFYESYTNSTIGLVHTVVSIATPEQKAHAQKRMQGWINDFNTLAAEAK from the coding sequence ATGCAGACATCATTTTTCCGAATCTGGTGCCTGGCCGCGCTCCTGGCGCTCGTCACCGCCTGCAGCTCGTTGAAGCTGGCCTATAACAATGGCGATACGCTGTTGTACTGGTGGCTGGATAACTATGTGGACTTCGACGACGAACAGAGCGGACAGGTCAAGAAGGACATCGACGACCTGTTCCGCTGGCACCGCAAGACGCAGTTGCAGGACTACGTGCACGTGCTGCAGCGCGCGCAGCAGCAGTTGCGTGGCAACCCCACGCCGGCCGACCTGCGCGCGGACTACGACGATATCCGCGCCCGTACGCAGGCGCTACTGCTGAAGGCGGCGCCGGACATCGCCGACCTCGCGCTGTCGCTCAAACCCGAGCAACTGACGCAGATGGAGAAGAAGTTCGCCAAGAACAACGACAAGTTCCGCCGCGAGAACATGAAGGGCGACCGCGACGACCAGAACGAATACCGCTACAAGAAATCGATGGAGCAGTTCGAACTGTGGTTCGGCAGTTTCTCGCGCGAGCAGAAGGAAGCGATCCGCAAGGCTTCCGACGCGCGCCCGCTCGATAATCAGATCTGGCTCGATGAACGGATGCGCCGGCAGCGCAACGTGCTGGCGCTGGCGCGCCGCATCATGCAGGAGAAACCGAGCCGCGAGCAGGCGATCGCGCAGATCCAGAGCCTGATCCGAGAGAGCTTCAGCCGCCTCGATAATTCCGAGCGCAAGGCTTTCTATGAGTCGTACACCAACAGCACCATCGGGCTGGTGCACACCGTGGTGAGCATCGCCACGCCGGAACAGAAGGCCCACGCACAAAAGCGCATGCAGGGCTGGATCAACGATTTCAATACGCTGGCGGCGGAAGCGAAGTAA